A window of the Tripterygium wilfordii isolate XIE 37 chromosome 12, ASM1340144v1, whole genome shotgun sequence genome harbors these coding sequences:
- the LOC120010981 gene encoding cytochrome P450 CYP82D47-like has protein sequence MSLLLPYPNATIVAFFAIFLCTFYVLRRSKLPKQNLAPVAGGGWPIIGHLPLLAGSQLPHVALGALADRYGPVLTIQVGLFPTLVISSWEVAKEIFTTNDVAVSSRPRVLAVKLLSYDQAGFAFAPYGAFWREIRKIISVELFSNRRLQLLKHVRASEVGNSVKELHKQWTKKKSTDSGHVLVEMKQWFGDINLNVILQMVAGKRFFGASADEKESRRCQKAFREFFHLSGLFVLRDAVPFLGWLDFGGFEKAMRRNGKELDSIIGEWLEEHRKKRKSVETADTEKDFMDVLLSALEGIDLAGFDADTVNKATSAVLISGGTDTTTVSITWALAVLLNNPLVLRRAQEELDAHVGKERLVNESDIDKLVYLQAIVKEALRLYPAAPLSGPREFTEDCTINGYHVPAGTRLIVNLWKIQRDPRVWCEPFAFRPERFLTTHKGVDVKGQHFELIPFGAGRRICPGWAFGIQMTQLVLASVIQAFEISTPANAAVDMTETAGLTNVKATPLEVMIKPRLSPSVYE, from the exons ATGAGTCTCCTTCTGCCATACCCGAATGCTACAATAGTTGCTTTCTTTGCCATATTTCTCTGTACTTTCTACGTCCTAAGGCGGTCCAAGTTGCCTAAACAAAACTTAGCACCGGTAGCTGGGGGTGGATGGCCTATAATCGGTCACCTGCCCCTGTTAGCAGGATCTCAGCTTCCACATGTAGCCTTAGGAGCCTTGGCCGATAGGTACGGTCCGGTTTTAACCATCCAAGTTGGGTTATTCCCAACCTTGGTGATCAGTAGTTGGGAAGTGGCCAAGGAAATATTCACCACCAACGATGTAGCTGTATCGTCCCGTCCCCGGGTTCTAGCTGTAAAACTCTTATCCTATGACCAAGCGGGTTTTGCGTTTGCCCCTTACGGTGCATTCTGGCGTGAAATCCGCAAAATAATATCAGTAGAGCTTTTTTCCAACCGGAGGCTTCAGCTTCTAAAACATGTTCGAGCCTCTGAAGTGGGGAATTCGGTGAAGGAGTTACACAAGCAGTGGACAAAGAAGAAGAGTACTGACTCTGGTCATGTTTTAGTTGAAATGAAGCAGTGGTTTGGGGACATAAATTTGAATGTGATTCTTCAGATGGTTGCGGGAAAAAGGTTCTTCGGTGCCAGTGCTGATGAAAAAGAGTCAAGGCGATGTCAAAAAGCATTTAGGGAGTTTTTCCACTTGTCAGGGCTGTTTGTCTTAAGGGATGCGGTTCCATTTCTTGGGTGGCTAGATTTTGGTGGATTTGAGAAGGCCATGAGGAGAAATGGAAAAGAATTGGACAGTATAATTGGTGAATGGTTAGAGGAGCATCGGAAGAAGAGAAAATCTGTTGAGACTGCTGATACTGAGAAAGATTTCATGGATGTATTACTTTCAGCACTGGAAGGCATCGACCTTGCAGGTTTTGATGCTGATACAGTTAACAAAGCCACATCCGCG GTTCTAATTTCAGGAGGAACTGACACTACAACCGTGAGCATAACGTGGGCTCTCGCAGTGCTGCTGAACAATCCTCTTGTATTGAGAAGGGCACAAGAAGAATTGGATGCTCATGTTGGCAAGGAAAGATTGGTAAACGAATCAGACATCGATAAGCTTGTGTACCTCCAGGCCATAGTGAAAGAGGCACTCCGGTTATATCCAGCCGCACCGCTCTCAGGACCTCGGGAGTTCACTGAGGACTGCACAATAAATGGTTACCATGTTCCGGCAGGCACTCGCCTAATTGTGAACCTTTGGAAGATCCAAAGAGACCCGCGAGTGTGGTGTGAGCCATTCGCGTTCAGGCCTGAGAGATTTCTCACAACCCACAAGGGTGTTGATGTTAAGGGGCAGCATTTTGAGCTTATCCCATTTGGTGCAGGAAGAAGAATATGTCCTGGATGGGCGTTTGGCATTCAAATGACTCAGTTGGTGCTGGCCAGTGTAATCCAAGCGTTTGAGATATCAACTCCAGCAAATGCAGCAGTTGACATGACTGAAACTGCTGGATTAACAAACGTCAAAGCCACTCCACTTGAAGTCATGATCAAGCCTCGCTTGTCTCCCAGTGTCTATGAATAA
- the LOC120010983 gene encoding cytochrome P450 CYP82D47-like, giving the protein MDVLLPYVSTTTVVLIAILYCFLRRRARAAKGLKAPKAAGGWPILGHLQLFSGPKPPHITLGALAEKYGPVYCIRLGVHPTLVVSSSEVARELFTAKDTVVASRPKFVSTKLLGYNYVLFAFAPYGPYWRELRKIVMVELLSNHRLQLLKHVFILDVETSLRELYRVWEEKKNGGSEQVLVEMRQWFGDMSLNTILKLVAGQKYSEKSALNDRMKKAMRQLFEYLGMFVLRDAAPFLGWLDVGGHEKSMKKTAEELDSFLGQWLQEHKRKRDLGEVEGEQDFMDVMLSVLDDVNVATSGYDVDTIIKSTCLAMIGGGSDTTLVALTWALALLLNNPHVLIKAQEELDICVGKERLVSDSDINKLVYLQAIVKETLRLYPSVPLSAPHLFMEDCTLSDYKIPNGTWLIVNLWKIQTDPKVWPDPFEFRPERFLTTHKDVEVRGQNFELIPFGSGRRACPGTSFALQLVHLALATFLHAFQFSTPSNEPVDMSGSPGLTNLKATPLEVLVAPRLPPKVYIAAL; this is encoded by the exons ATGGATGTTCTTCTTCCATATGTCAGCACTACAACAGTTGTTCTAATCGCCATTTTATACTGCTTTCTACGACGAAGAGCCAGAGCTGCTAAGGGACTGAAAGCTCCCAAAGCTGCCGGTGGTTGGCCTATTTTAGGCCACCTACAGTTGTTTTCAGGACCCAAACCACCCCACATAACACTAGGAGCTCTAGCCGAGAAGTATGGTCCTGTCTATTGCATTCGGTTAGGTGTGCACCCAACTCTGGTGGTCAGCTCATCAGAGGTAGCAAGGGAATTATTCACAGCCAAAGACACAGTAGTGGCCTCGCGGCCAAAATTTGTGTCAACTAAGCTCTTGGGCTACAACTATGTCTTGTTTGCGTTTGCTCCCTATGGCCCGTACTGGCGCGAGTTGCGCAAGATTGTTATGGTAGAACTACTATCTAATCACCGGCTTCAGCTACTCAAACATGTTTTCATTCTCGACGTGGAGACTTCTTTAAGGGAGCTGTACAGGGTTtgggaagagaaaaagaatggCGGGTCGGAGCAGGTATTGGTTGAGATGAGGCAATGGTTTGGGGACATGAGTTTAAACACTATTCTTAAGCTAGTTGCAGGGCAAAAGTACTCTGAGAAAAGTGCTTTGAATGATAGAATGAAAAAGGCGATGAGGCAGTTATTTGAGTACTTGGGGATGTTTGTGTTGAGGGATGCGGCTCCTTTTCTTGGGTGGCTAGACGTCGGAGGACACGAGAAGTCGATGAAGAAGACTGCGGAAGAGTTGGACAGTTTTCTTGGGCAATGGTTACAGGAGCATAAGAGGAAGAGGGATTTGGGAGAGGTTGAAGGAGAACAAGACTTCATGGATGTTATGCTTTCGGTACTTGATGATGTGAATGTTGCAACTTCTGGTTATGATGTTGATACGATCATTAAATCCACATGCTTG GCTATGATCGGTGGAGGTAGTGACACCACCTTGGTTGCCTTGACATGGGCACTGGCACTATTGCTAAACAATCCCCATGTGTTAATAAAAGCTCAAGAAGAACTGGACATTTGTGTCGGAAAGGAAAGACTAGTAAGCGATTCAGACATTAACAAGCTGGTCTATCTCCAAGCAATAGTCAAAGAGACATTAAGGTTATACCCATCAGTACCACTTTCAGCCCCTCATCTATTCATGGAAGACTGCACTCTCTCTGATTACAAAATCCCAAATGGGACTTGGCTTATTGTGAATCTGTGGAAGATTCAAACCGACCCAAAAGTGTGGCCAGACCCATTTGAATTCAGGCCTGAGAGATTTTTAACAACTCACAAGGATGTTGAAGTGAGGGGTCAGAATTTTGAACTAATCCCATTTGGGAGTGGTAGAAGGGCATGTCCAGGGACATCATTTGCTCTGCAACTGGTGCACCTCGCATTGGCTACTTTCTTACATGCCTTTCAGTTTTCGACTCCTTCCAATGAGCCAGTTGATATGAGTGGCAGTCCTGGACTGACCAACCTCAAAGCCACCCCTCTTGAAGTTCTGGTCGCCCCCCGATTGCCACCCAAGGTTTACATTGCAGCATTATAA